TTATTACTTGAAATTAatccgaaattaatttttttgaaattaaattaaatgagAGATTGAGTAACagtattgttattattgttgtaaGAGAATCTTTGAAAATCCCTCTCACCTCGGTTCTGTTCTATGGCAGTCTTTTTGCTTTGTCGACGCCTCACCGCTCTCAACCTGTTCATCATTTTGCAATTCATCAATTTTCCGcccaaattaaattaaatttaaatttaaatttagaacaaaaaacaaaaagaaaagcatTTATACAGAGAATACAGAGACACACAGTAGAAACCAGAATTCAAGAGTAATAATTGAAGTTCAATAATTCTCAATATACTCTCATTAATTCTGAAGAAATAGTGAATTCTAAAGAAACAAATTAAACTAAataggattttattaattaattacctctGGATCTGGAGTACTAATTCTCAAACTACCATCATCATCACCCTTAACAATTTCGTCTGATTTGTTAGAACTCAGCTGACCGTAAATACTTGAGCAACAAGACGCCGGAAAATCGGACCTGGTTGTAGTAATCACCTCGCTGCCCGAGCAATTCGCAACCTCTTCTTCGTCAACAACCACCGCAGCTGCCGACGGCGTCGTTTCTTTGTCGGTGGAATTATCCAGCGCCGACAAATTCTTTCGCCGATTTCTTAGCTGAGGAATATTATATGGCGACTTTGAAACCTTCTTGATCTTCTTTGCCGGCGAAGAAGTTGCAGAAGCTGCTGCAGCCATAGCTAGAGCAGCTCGAGCTCTGGTTTTAACCCCTACCACCGCAGTTTCGCCGACTACACCTTTACACTTCCCCAAATATCTCCCCATTATTACtagttttctctctccaaaaccTCTTCACCAAATTCTCTCTCCTATCTGTTATCCTTTCTGCGTCAATTTGTGAAAGAGGGAGACGGGGGTGGAGGTGTTtgtttttctagagagagatGGGGATTCCGTATCAACGGTTCAGAATGGGGTTATAAAAATAAGTGGTCCAAACTCCAACGCCGTTACGGTAACGCGGGAAAAAAAAGGTTCACTTGTGACGGCGCCGTTATGAATGTGAGAAATGTTGGGGATTAGCTAATCAACTTATGACACGTTTGTTGTAAAGTGACCGGTAATATCCGGTTAAAAAGTACAGAGTGGAGTAATAAAGAAAGGAAAACGGGGAAACCCTTTCCGTTACAATCGTGCGGTTAAGATCACCTCATCTTAATCATCTTCACTTACAAATTTCATTTGTTTGGTAAAGAATTGGTCTCAAGTGTAATTTCTGTGGACAAATATATTATTACGCCATATTGGTTTGACGCATTTGCCCCTGATGAATTTCTTGGTTTGATTATGATGTTAGAAAGCGAAACAAAAATGGTCCAAACATAAACACAAGGTTATTTTTGTGATccaaaaaagacaaaaatataGTGAAGCGTATGGAAGAAGAAGATGCTACACATTAATTAAAAAGGCATAATGCCAAATTAAGGAGGTCTGGTTATAGATTGCATGCTACTCAAGTTACAAGTAGTTTCACAACTGCACTTTCCCGCTACATATAACACTGATTTTGAGATGATACGGTAAGCATTTCAAATTTAAGATTAATTACTACGGAGTGCTCTGTACGTAATACGTAATATAAAGTAATATTATGTTTCAAAATAATATGACTTGCCTCAAGTTTTATATGTGActagtcacaccatcaacttcaTGGTGTGACGAGTTCAAACTTAAATAAGTTCAATGAGTTGGTTAATAAGACTTAAAAGTAACACCAacaaagaaaataaagtaacaccagtctatacaaggaacctccaacataaaatttaagaaaatgcaatcaaataagaaaaataacaaCGAATACAATATATAAGTAACATCAGCATAAAAAGTCAAGTAATGTTAGTCTATACAAGGAtccctctaacatgaaattgaagaaactgcaataaaacaagaaaagtaacagtgAATATATTGTGTAAGTAACACCGACATAGAAAGTAAAGTAACACTAGTTTATACAAGGAAACTCTAACATTAAATTGAAGAAACTgcagtaaaacaagaaaagtaacatcgAATACAattaagtaacaccagcatagaaaatcaagtaacacaagtctatacaaggaacctctaacataaaACTGTAATAAAACATgaaaagtaacaacgaatacaatacaaaagtaacaccatgcaacatagaaagtcaagtaacgtTGTCGCCaatctatacaaggaacctctaacatgaaattgatgaAACTgcagtaaaacaaaaaaagtaacagcgaatacaatgtataagtaacaccaacatagaaagtcaagtaacatcagtcaataaacttttttttatagtaGCTAGTTATGTTGTGCATGCGTGCGTCAttccatcaagttgatggtgtggctgaTCACACGGGAGACGCGCTGAATAAATTTCAAATATATTTGGGATGAATTGTATACggataccctattttcaactcAAATCCgtttctaaatttttttttttttttttgagatggaattggattttggactaaTTAGAGACGAATTTCACATCtctataaaataattattttgtaGATCGGTAATCAGTTAGTTGGTGGTTGTCAATCTTATCATAAATATGCtacaatttatttttatatgatTATTAATGTACTTGTTTGTATTAAACAttataaatacggagtataattttaTGCGCAATATAACAATTGGTGCATGTTCATGGAGACTCGttaaaaaaatagataatttaTATGTCAAACTTATACTTCGCATAATTAGCCTTACAATGTTTGTCGTCCTTGCTATTTTTAACGATTTTGATATgtttgatagagtataaaactaatattgAGCCTTTAACCATTATCTTAGCTTTTAGTTGAGTTGGTCATTTGACATAGTCTCAGAGCCAACGTGACACAAAGGTTACTAATTCAAACCGATCTCATCCACCCCTCAtttcaaagtggaatatttaGCGCTGGGTATGGGGAGACCTATGTTGCATCCCCACTTCTAACTTTTAGGGCTTTCATGTGAAACGacgtgatagagtataaaactaatattgGGGCTCCAACATAACTAT
This genomic stretch from Spinacia oleracea cultivar Varoflay chromosome 3, BTI_SOV_V1, whole genome shotgun sequence harbors:
- the LOC110798970 gene encoding cyclin-dependent kinase inhibitor 7; this translates as MGRYLGKCKGVVGETAVVGVKTRARAALAMAAAASATSSPAKKIKKVSKSPYNIPQLRNRRKNLSALDNSTDKETTPSAAAVVVDEEEVANCSGSEVITTTRSDFPASCCSSIYGQLSSNKSDEIVKGDDDGSLRISTPDPEVESGEASTKQKDCHRTEPREATKSDDQESPATTVPDTKSTVEMKMKMTPSNSEIEDFFAAAEKDLHKRFSDKYNFDVVKDVPLEGRYDWVPIKP